The DNA window AGGCCACGGAGAAGGCGCTGTCGAACGCATCGCGGTAGGCCGGGAAGATCTTTTCGCCGGCGGCCAGCGCGAACTCGGCGCGCTCTGCCGGGCTCAGGCCGCTCACTTCGATCGCGGCGGTCTGGTAGTTGTAGTAGCCCAGCACCACACCTTTCTTCTTTTGCCAGCTGGTCGAAGGCAGCGAGATCGTGTTGATGCCCTTCATGTCGGTCAGCACGTGGCCGCCATAGATGTGGTCATCCTCTTCCCAGAAGCGGCGCTTCATCTGCAGGCCGATCTTGCCGACGGGCGCATAGGCCACCGACTTGATCGCGGTCTTGAAGCTTTCGGAAAAGTCGGTGTCGACCATGCGCAGCGTGGAGAGCGGCATCGTGCACAGGCAGAAGTCGGCCGTGACCGCGCTTTCCTTGCCCGTCTTCGTATCCTTGAAGGCGACAGTGACATTGTTTTCGCCATGGCGGATCTTCTGCACTTCGGCGTTGTAGCGGATGTGTTTTCCCACGCGTTTTTCAAAGGCCTTCGCGATCGCATCCATGCCGCCCACCGGCTGGAACATGGTGTTCTGCATCGGGTAGTCCTGCACCGCGCTGTACACCTTGCCCACGCCCGATGCGAGCAGGTCGTGGAAGGCCAGCGGATCGGAAAACGCGCCTGGCCCCGGGCTCACGCCGGCCCCCGGATTAACGGAGAAGCCACGGCCGCTGCGGCCCTTGTAGCTGAGGTCTCCCGCTTCCAGGTGACCTTCGTGCTTCAGGTAGTCGAGCAGCGCACGCTGGTCGTCGCTGGAGAGGGTCTTGTCGAGCTGGCGGTCCTGCACGGACTTGGCCAGCAGCTCGGCCACGTGGCCGCGCATGTCGGCCTTGATCTGTGCGGGGCGCAGCCGCTGCTTCGCCAGCGGGCCGCCATTTTCCAGGTAGACGAACGCATGGTCGTTATCGTTGACCATCACTTCGAGCGGTACTTCGAACTGGCGCGTGTAGTGCAGCGTGGACTGATGGTGCAGCGGAATGCGCCACGGACCGTGGTTGATGTAGTGGCCCTTGTCGAACGTGCAGCGCTGCGTTTCGCCGCCCAGCTCCGTCAGCTCGAAACCGCCGCGGGCTGTCTGGCAGCGGCCGCCGGCGAAGCCGCGCGCTTCCAATACCTGCACGCGGTAGCCCAACTTCGCCATCTCGTAGGCGGCCGTCATGCCGGCCAGGCCCGCGCCGAGGATCACCACCGACTTGCCCTTGGCGCTGCCGCTCAGCGCCGGCGGGCCGGACATCGTCGACGCGATGCCCATGCCCCAGGCATTCATCGCGTTCAGCAGCAGCCCTGTGCCGCCCACCGCGGCCGCACGGTACAGGAAATCGCGCCGCGTCAGGGCTTTCGTCAATCCACTCTTCATCGCTGCTCCTTGTTTCGTTGATGAACATGCTTGCACATCGGTATCTAGCAATCGGTATGCCATTGCCTGTTTGGTAAGCACTCTTTTTGACGACACGAATGAAGTGGTTTCGGGGAGGGGACCATCGCCATCGGCCGGTGCGCCAGGCCGGGGAGGATGGCGGTGCCGGCGTCACACATTGTTTGATGCGGGAAATCGCGGCAAAGTCCTTGCGGCATTGCGCAGTGCACCATGGCGACGCACGGGAAATCAGCTGCCGCACGGCACTGCAGCAATGGTTGAGCTCCTGGTACCATGCGCGCCCTCGTCCCTGGCGATCCACGCACGACTTGTACCGCCAGGGACAAGGAACAAGGGACCAGGGACCAGGGCCAGGCAATGACGAGGGCAAAAAAAAAGCGCGCCGGGCGGCGCGCTAAAAATACAACGAGGGTTGAAGGAACTCAGGTGGCGAAGCCGGCGACGATGCGCTCGAAGCTGGCGTACTGGCCAGTGGGCTGCGTGCGGCGTGCCGGGGTTTCGGCGCGCGTGAACGGCTGCGCCGCGGCGGGCCCGCGCAGCACCGGCTGGCAGGCATGGAAACGCATCGGCGCGGCTGGATCGGGCAGGTACACACGGTCGCCCATGTGCTCACCGTGTTCGTCATAGGCCAGGCGAACGACCCAGCGGCCGCGCTGGCGGGCGCGCTCGAACCAGCGCTCGTCCACCGCCTTGGCGCAGGTGTACAGTTGGCCGTCCAGGCTGATGCCTTCCTCGGTCACCAGCGCGTCGTGCAACGGCAGCAGCGCGCAGCGCACCACCTCCTCGGCATACTGCTTGAGCGCCGCGCCCCGTTCGCGCGCGCCCCAGTCCCACAACTGCAGCGGCGCCGGACCATCGCCCGTGCCCTGCAGGTTGTGTTCAAGGATCGCGTCGATGACGAGACGGCGGAACTGGTGGATGTCGAGCGCACCGTCCAGTGGGGCCAGCTCCGCGGACATGGCCGGGGCATCGGCGCGCAGCAGGCCGAAGCGGCGTTCCAGCGCGGCCCGTGCCGGTACCTCGGCCGGGATGCCGGTCAGGCAGCGCACGCCGAAATTGTCCTGCAGCGCGCGACCGCCGTCACCGCCGGCCAGCGCACCGGGCACCAGCAGGCGTTCGGGCAGGTGGCGGCAGGGCCAGTCCTGCGCAGCGATCGGGCGACCATGACGCAAGGCCTGGCGCGGCTTGTCCGCGGCGCAGTTGGCAAGCGCCATCAGCGCATGCCGCCATGCCGGCGCTTCGAGGCTGACGTGAAAGCCCGTGACCATGCCGCTGAACATGTCGCTGACGAGATAGATGACGGGCCGGCCGGCCAGCCGGCGCCGTTCGCCGCCGGCCAGCAACTGCACGTCGGCCCGCACGGCGGCCACCTGGAACGCGGCACCCGGGCGGCCCTCGGCTTCCACCAGTGCGTGCGGCGGCAGCGGCAGCGGGCGTGGCGCGGGGCGCAGGATGCGGCCCTGGTCGAGCCAGTAGCTGAATTGCCCGAAGCTGGGGACCGCGTCGCTGGCGCTGGCCCGCACCACGTGCAGCGTTTCCGGCATCACGCGGCGTTCGCAGAAAAACTCGCGCAGCATCGCCTCGTAGGCGCCGCGCCGTGAGAAGCGCGTGCCGGTATAGGTGGCGGCCGCCACGCGGAATACGCGGCGCATCGGTTCATCGACATTGATGCCCGGCGGCGCGCCGTCGCGACGGGGCCGGCCGCGCTTGATGCCGGCGGTGGACGAGCGTGTCTTGCCGCGCGCGCCGCTGTTCGAGTAATCCGGCAGCAGCGCATTGGGCGTCTGCCCGCGCTGCCAGTAGCGGCGCAGGTAGCGGTAGATGGTGGGATGAGACACGCCGTGGCGCGCCGTGTATTCGGCGATCATCTGGCCGCGCCGGCGCGGTTCGTAGATGCCGGGTTCGTCGCCGGTCAGCGCCGCCACGATGGCCCAGGCCCGCTCGCGCAGGGCGAGGTGGCCCGGCTTGATGGTTTCCTGGTCGGCCACCACGAGCCACGGGTCGTCGGCCAGGCGGCACGCGCGGCCCGCGGCCAGGTCCGATTCCAGTTCCGCCATCCGTGCCTGCTCCACGTCGCAGCCCTTGCCATCCATGTCGAACAGCCAGGCCAGCGTGCGTGCGGGATCGATCCACAGCACGCGCAACGTGCGCCGGCGCGGTGCGGCGTATTGGAGTAAATCGTTTCGCAGTAAGGTATGCAACATCCGCCCTCCCTGGTCAAGAGAAGTAAATACGGATGTCTATGCAATTACCGGGCCAGCCTGATGACTGGCGATTGGAAGCATTTCAGCCCTGAAATGCACGCCATGCGGTGCAGCAGCGCACCGCATGGCCTTCTTGTGGTGCATGCACGGCACCGCGGCCGTGCATGGCCTCCCCGCCGGCTGGCAGGTCAGCGCTTGGCTTTGGGCTTGGCGGCCTTGGCGGCGGGCTTCTTCGGTGGCGTGTGCTTGGTCGACAGCGGCGGCATCGCATCGGCCTTGCTGATCTTCAGCTGCTGGCCGCCGACCCACACCTTGCCCAGGTGCTTGAAGATCTCGTCCGGCATACCGTCCGGCATTTCCAGCACCGTGTGGTCTTCGAAGATCTCGATGCGGCCGATGTAGCGCGCTTCCAGCCCGCTTTCATTGGCGATCGCGCCAACGATGTTCGATGGCGTGGCCTCGTGCTGGCTGCCCACTTCGATCCGGTACGCACGCATGGCCAGGCCATCCTGCGCCCGCTCGCGCTTCTTCTTCTTCGGGGTTTCGTCCTCGCTGACGGCATCGGCCACCACGGCATCCAGGCCTTTCGGTGCCACGGGCCGTTCCTCGCGCGGGGCTTTCGGCGCCACCGGCCGTTCCTCGCGCTCCACTTTGGCTTTTGGCGCGGGTTTCGCTGCCGGGGCGGCAGCCTGGGCAGCCGGTTCGCCGTCGCGGCGGATGCGCATCGGCCGGCCTGCCACGCGCACCTGGGTCAGCGTGTCCAGCACGTCCGGCGCCAGGTCGGCGGGCATGTCGAGCACCGTGTAGTCCTCGAAAATCTCGATGCGGCCGATGAATTTCGAGTCGACGCCGCCTTCGTTGGCAATCGCGCCAACGATATTGCCCGGCTTGACGCCATCCTCGTAGCCCACTTCGATGCGGTACGTGGCCATGCCCGGCTCGGGTTCGCGGGCAATGCGCTCCTTTTTCGGGTAAGCCGGGCGTTCGCCGCGTTCCGGGCGTTCGAACCGTTCGCCGCGATCGCCGCGATCGCCGCGATCGCCACGATCGGCGCGTGGTGCGCGTTCCTCGCGCTGTGGGGCGGCTGGCCGGCCATCTTCGTGCCAGCCCTTTTCGGCCTTCTTGTCCAGCAGCAGCGGCGAATTCCCGCGTGCCATCATGGCCAGCGCGGCGGCGATCTCGTTGGCCGGCACATCGTGCTCGCGTTCGTAATCGGCGATCAGCGACTGGAATTGTTCCAGGCCGCCTTCGGCCAGGGTGGCCGTGATCTGGTCCTTGAACCGCGAGATGCGCACGTCGTTGACCGCCTGCAGCGTGGGCAGGTCCATCTGCTTGATCGGCTGGCGCGTGGCACGTTCGATGGTCTTGAGCAGGTTGCGCTCGCGCGGCGTGATGAACAGGATCGCCTCGCCGCTGCGCCCGGCCCGGCCGGTGCGGCCGATACGGTGCGTGTAGCTTTCGGCATCGTACGGCACGTCATAGTTGACGACGTGGCTGATGCGTTCCACGTCCAGGCCGCGCGCGGCCACGTCGGTGGCCACCAGGATGTCGATCTTGCCTTCCTTGAGCATGCCGATGGTGCGCTCGCGCGCGGCCTGCTGCATGTCGCCGTTGATCGCGGCGGCCGAGAAGCCGCGGGCGCACAGGCGCTCGGCCAGTTCCTCGGTGCCCAGCTTCGTGCGGTTGAAGATGATCATGCCGTCGAACGGCTCGGCCTCGAGGATGCGGGTCAGCGCATCGAGCTTGTGCATGCCGGAAACGAGCCAGTAGCGCTGGGTGATGTTTTCGGACGTTGTGGTCTTCGCGGCCACGGTGATTTCGGCCGGGTCGCGCAGGTAGGTGTTGGCGATGCGGCGGATCGCGGACGGCATCGTGGCCGAGAACAGCGCGGTCTGGCGCGATGCGGGCGTTTCCTTCAGGATGCGCTCGACATCGTCGATGAAGCCCATGCGCAGCATCTCGTCGGCCTCGTCCAGCACCAGCGTCTTCAGCTTCGACAGGTCGAGCGAGCCCTTGTCCAGGTGATCGATCACGCGGCCTGGCGTGCCGACGACGACGTGCACGCCGCGGCGCAGCGCGGACAGCTGCGGGCCGTAGCTTTGCCCGCCGTAGATCGGCAGCACGTGGAAGTTGGGGATGTTGGCGGCATAGCGCTGGAATGCTTCGGCCACCTGGATCGCCAGTTCGCGCGTGGGCGCCAGCACCAGCGCCTGGGGCGTGGTCTGGCGGATATCGAGGCGCGACAGGATCGGCAGCGCGAACGCGGCCGTCTTGCCGGTGCCGGTTTGCGCGGTGCCGAGCACGTCGCGGTTGGCCATCAGGTGGGGGATCGTCTGCGCCTGGATCGGCGAAGGCGCTTCGTAACCCACGTCGCTCAAGACTTTGAGCAGGGGGGCAGACAGGTTCAGGTCGGAAAATAGCAGGGGTGTAGCGGTCATTGCGGCACTCGCGATAAGTTATTGTTCGAATCGCCCAATGCGACAGGAAAGGGCGTAGTTTACCCTGTCCGCGCGACAGGCGCCTCACGACAGGCTGCGGACCGGCGTCAGCTCAGCCGTTTTTCCGCTATATTGACCGGTTGCCGGCCCCTGCCAGCAGCAGCGGCCCGGCTCCGTCCAATCTTTATTTTGCAGCTTATTTGCAGCTTATTTGCAGGAATTACGCATGTCCAAAACGTCGACTTCGATTCTCCTGGCGCTGGCGCTCGGCGCCAGCATCGCATCCGGTACCGCCGGGGCCGCGGGGGCCGCCTATGGCCCCGAACTGCAGGGCTTCCGCTACCCGTATCCGGTGCAGCATTTCCGCTTCAATTCGCAGGGCCAGACGATGCAGATGGCCTACATGGACGTCAAGCCCGCGGGCAAGGCGAACGGCCGCACGGCGGTGCTCATGCACGGCAAGAATTTCTGCGGCGCCACGTGGGAAAGCACGATCGCCGCGCTATCGCAGGCCGGCTACCGCGTGGTGGTACCGGACCAGGTGGGCTTCTGCGCCTCCACCAAGCCGCCCCACTACCAGTACAGCTTCCAGCAGCTGGCCGCCAACACGATGGAACTGCTGAAGAAGGTCAACATCGACAAGGTGGTGCTGGTGGGCCACTCGACCGGCGGCATGCTGGCCACCCGCTTCGCGCTGATGTACCCGCAGAACGTGTCGCACCTGGTGATGGTCAATCCGATCGGGCTGGAAGACTGGAAGCAGCTCGGCGTGCCCTACCGCACCGTCGACCAGTGGTTCGAGCGTGAACTGAAGCTGACGGCCGACGGCGTGCGCACGTATGAAAAGAACACCTACTACATGGGCCGCTGGAAGCCCGAGTATGAAAAATGGGTGGACATGCTGGCCGGCCTGAATGCCGGTTCCGGCCAGCGCCTGGTCGCGTGGAATTCGGCGCTGATCTACGACATGATCTACACGCAGCCGGTGGTCCACGAGTTCCCGCAGCTGAAGGTTCCCACGATCCTGATGAACGGCGACGGCGACACCACCGCCATCGGCAGCGACATCGCGCCACCGGAAGTGAAATCAAAGATCGGCAACTACAAGGTGCTGGGCAAGGAAACCGTCAAGCGCATCCCGGGGGCGAAACTGATCGAGTTCCCCGGCATGGGGCATGCGCCGCAGATCGAGGACCCGGCCGGGTTCCACAAGGCGTTGCTGGGGGCGCTTTCCCAATAAATAAACCGGGGGACGTACCGGAACGCCGGACCGCCTAGCTTCCAGGAAATAATTGCTTGGAAACCAGGGTACGTCCCCAGTTTTGTCATGTGGTAACGCCCAGCGGGGCGCCGCTGCCGGCGGCAAGCTGGGCTTCGTTTTCGTCCAGCACGGTGCTGATGGCAGTGGCCGGCACGGGGCGGCTGAAGTAGTAGCCCTGCATCTGCGAGCAGCCATGCTCGCGCAGGAACGACAGCTGGTCGAGCGTTTCCACGCCTTCGGAAATCACCTGCAGGTTCAGGTTCGCGGCCAGCGCGATGATCGTGGTCACGATCGCGGCATCGTCCGGGTCGATCGTGAGGTCGCGCACGAAGGCCTGGTCGATCTTCAGCACGTCCACCGCGAAGCGTTTCAGGTGCGCCAGGCTTGAATAGCCGGTGCCGAAATCGTCGATCGCCAGCTTGACGCCCAGGCCCTTCAGCGCGCGCATCACCTCGATCGCATGCTCGACATCGTTCATCACGGCGCTTTCCGTCAGCTCCAGTTCAAGCGATATCGGATCCAGCCCCGTTTGCTCCAGCACGCGCGCCACGCTCTGCACGAAATCCTGCTCGGCCATCTGCCGGGCCGACACGTTGACGGCCACGCGCAGGTATTCCCGGCCTTCGCTCTGCCACTCCACGAGCTGGCGGCAGGCGCTCTCCAGCACCCATGCCCCGAGCGGCAGGATCATGCCCGTTTCCTCGGCCAGCGGAATGAAGCGGGCCGGGGCCACCATGCCCAGTTCCGGGTGCTGCCAGCGCACCAGCGCCTCCATCGCCACGATACGGCCGGTGGCAATGTCCACCTGCGGCTGGTAGTACAGCACGAATTCGCCGCGTTCCAGCGCGCGGCGCATCGCCGTTTCCATCTGCACCCGTTCGCCCAGCCGTTCGCGCATGGCCGTGGTGTAGAACTGGTAGTTGTTGCCGCCCATTTCCTTGGCGCGGAACATGGCGATGTCGGCACGTTCGATCAGCACGGCCGCATCGGTGCCGTCCTCCGGGCAGACGGCCACGCCGGCGCTGCCGGAAATGAACTGCTCCTTGTCGTCGAGCACGAGCGGTGCGGCCAGCGCGGCCAGCAGCCGCTGCACCTGCTCCGGTCGCGGGCGCCGCTCGCCCCGCTCCGGCAGCAGGGTCAGCGCGAACTCGTCGCCGCCCAGCCGGGCCAGCGTGTCGCCGGGCCGCAGCGCCGCCTGCAGCCGGTTCGCCACCACCTGCAGCAGGCGGTCGCCGCCCCGGTGGCCCACGCGGCTGTTGGTGAACTTGAAGCGGTCGAGGTCCAGCGACACGACCCACAGCGCGTGGCCCTCGTGCATTGCCTGTCCGATCGCCTCGTGCAGGCGCTCGACCAGCAACTGGCGGTTCGGCAGGCCGGTCAGCGCATCATGCGTGGACTGGTGCTGCAGCTCCGTCTCATAGGCCTTCATGGCCGTGATGTCGTAGTGGATCGACACGAAGTGCGTGACCACGCCGTGCTCGTCGCGCACCGGCGACACATAGGTTTCAACCCAAAACAGCGTGCCATCCTTGCGGTAATTGCGCAGCACCGCGTGGCCGTCGCGCTGTTCGCGCAGGGCGGCGCTGATCGACAGCACGCCGGGCTGGCCCATGTCGTCGCGGCACAGCAGGCGCGGAGGCTGGCCCAGCACTTCTTCGCGTGTGTAGCCGGTCTGGTGCTCGAATGCGGGGTTGACATACACGATCGGATGGCTGGCACTGGCCTCCACGATCATGATCATGTTGGTGGAGGATTCGATCGCCCGGTCGCGCAGCAGCAGCGAGCGGTTCGCCTCGGCCAGCTGGCTGGTGCGTTCCTGCACCTGGACCCGGATCGTGCGGTTGCGCGTGGCCAGCGTGTGCACCCAGGCGGTGCCCAGCAGCGTCATCACCACGCCCAGCGCCAGCGCGGACAGCGATGCCAGGTGGTCGGTCACCCCCACCGTGCCATCCATGTCGGCTACCACCAGCCAGGTGCGGCCAGCCACGTCGATCGGGACTTTCAGCGGTGCCGGCGCGCGCGGATACAGCCAGGAAAGCGGTGGGGGCACGACGGGCTGGTCGAGTTCCGGTGGTGCCATCTGGTGCACGAGGTTTTCCGGCGCCTCGTGGGCATCCGCGTACACATGCAGCCCCACCCGCTGCAGGCGCTGGTCGCGTGCGCGCAGCGCGTTGGTTAGTCCGGAGGGCTGCAATACGTGTGCCACCATCGCGCCGGGGTTGATGGCGACCGACGTTTCGCCCACCAGTGCCGCGCGCCGGGCGGCCACGCTGCCCAGCGGCACATCGAAGCGGTACACGGGCATCGACACCACCATGCCGGACATCGACTTGGGCAACTGCGCCAGCGGGGTCAGGCGGCCGGCCACGGGTTCACCGGTATCGTAGGCGCGCCAGCGGCTGGGTTCATCGCCGGAATACATCGTGTCCAGGCCCAGCGCGGGCGCGTTGGCACCAAACGGCTCGACATACTCGATCACGCGGTACCGTGGGCGCTGCGCGGCCGGGGCCGTGCGATCGCCGCGTAGTTCCGTTACTTGCGCGCCCGGCAGGACTTGCCGCAATTGCGCTTCGAACGCGGGGCGCTCGGCATCGTCGATGAAACGCAGGAAGCTGATGCCCACCACAAACGGAAAGCGCTTGCCCAGGGGTTCGACGAAGCGCCTGAATTCATCGCGGGAAACGACTGGCTGGCTGGCGAACAGCTGGTTCACGCTGCGCAGGCTGTCGATGACGTTGGTGATGCCTTCGGAGAGCGCGAACACCCTCACGTGCGCGCGTTGCGTAAACGTGAGCACGAGGCGGTCCTGCTCGAGCCGGCTGATACCGGTGAAAAGCAGGCCCGTCAGGCCGAGTCCACACAGCAACGCCAGCAGTGCTGGTGCATGTCGCCGTGCAATCCTGACCCGCGAAAGAACAGTCCTGTCACTAATTCGGGCCACCTCAGGAAACAGGTTGGACGGGCTACAAGAGTAGCACGGTTACAGTCACCCCTACGCCCGGCTGTAGCGCGCCATGCAAGTATTGCCCGACTTATACTCATTGGCTGGACAGCATGCAACCCATCACAGGAGAAAAGATTGGACAGCGATACGAGATGGATCGACATTCAGGGCGATGACGGCACCTTCCAGGCTTACCAGGCGTTGCCGCGCGGCGGCACCGGCCCCGGCATCGTGCTGATCCAGGAAATCTTCGGCGTCAACGCGCACATCCGCAGCGTGGCCGAGCAATACGCGGCTGACGGCTACGTGGTGCTGGCGCCGGACCTGTTCTGGCGCCAGGGCGCGCACATCGAGCTGACCTATGACGAAACGGACTGGAAAAAAGCCGTGGCGCTGAAGGGCGCGACCGACACGCAAAAGGCGGTGGCGGATGTGGCCGCGACGATCCATGCCCTGCGCGCCATGGCTGGCGTGCAGAGAGTGGCATCGATCGGCTACTGCTTCGGGGGCTTGCTGTCCTACCTGAGCGCGGCGGCCGGCAATGTCGACGCGGCCGTGGCTTATTACGGCGGCGGCATCCAGAACGCGCTGGACAAGGCCGACCATGTCACGGTACCGCTGCTGATGCACTTCGGCGGCAAGGACAGCCATATCCCCGCCGATGCCGTGAAAAGCATCGCGGAACGCTTCGGCGACCGCGACAACGTGGAAATCCATGTCTATCCCGAAGCCGAACACGGCTTCAACTGCTCGCACCGGGGCAGCTATCACCAGCGCTCGGCCGTGGAAGCGCACGGGAACACGCTGCTGTTCCTTTCCGAGAACCTGTGAGCGCCCCATTGGGCGCGCTACAATAAATCTTTACCTCCGGGCGCCCGCGCGGGCGCCATTCACCATGGCCAGACTCAAGCTCGCATTCCCCGAAGACCAGTTCGACTACTCGACACAGATGTCGGTGCGCGTCACCGACATCAACCACGGCAACCACCTCTCCAACGACTCGATGATCTCGATGATTTCCGAGGCGCGGGCGCGGTTCCTGTATGAACACGGCGTGCGCGAAACGGAGAGCGACGGCAGCGGCATCATCGTGACCGACCTGGCCACCACCTACCGCGCCGAAGCCCATGCCCGCGACCAGTTGCTGTTCGAAGTGGGCGTGATGGACTTCAACAAGTATGGCGGCGACATCATTTTCCGTATCACCCGCCCGGTCGACGGCACGCTGATCGCGATGGCGAAGTACGGCTTTGTGTTCTTCAACTACCGGCTGAAGGAAGTGGTGCCGATGCCGGACGATTTCCGGGCCAAGTTCCCGCGCGTAAACTGGGTGGATTGAAACGTGGGTGGATTGAAACGTGGGTGGATTGAACAGGATGGACGGGACCGGGCTGACCGCCCGGTCCGGCCGCGGCTGGCCGGGCGGCCTTGCAGTCTGCTGCTTCTTGCCTGCTGCTGATCTGCTTCTTGCCTGCCGCTCATCTGCTGCTTATCTGCTTCTTATCTGCTGCTGACCTGCGATCCCACGATCGACTTGTGGAACCAGTCGTCGATCATCTGCTTTTCATAACGCAACGCGTCGCTGGAAAAATGCCGGTTGATGCGTTGCTGGTACATCATGTTCTTCAGCGACTCCTCGCCGCTGCGCACGACCTGCCCGCCCTGCTCCAGCGTATAGCTGAGCTTCATTGTCGGCCAGTCGGCACCGCCGCGCATGATGCGGATATCATCCATCGCCCAGCGGCGTGGTTCTTCGCGGCCGGCCAGGTCGATGTCGGTCACGGTCACTTTCAGGTTTTGCCCGGCCGGCAGCTCTTCCGCCAGCTTGTTGAAGTGCCGGGTCATTTCCTTCAGGACGTGCTCGCGATCCTGCGGCGAGCGCGGCATGTCAAGGAATTCGTCCGGCTTCACGTAATCGACCGTGACGCCGGCAGTGGCGGCGCCCGCCGCCGCCAGCAGCGCCGCGGCCAGCCAGGTGCCTGCTTGCAATCGCATGATGTCTTCCTTTCAAAGATAAGCCTTGACTATACGCCGATGGGTGTAACTGGATCGTTTCACCTGTCACGACCTTGTAACAGATCGAAACTACCATGCTGACATCCCTCGCCATGTGGCGACCGTCTCCTGATGGGGGCCCGCGGGCGGCAAGCCCGCACAACGGAGTCCTGATGCGTCGTGCTCACGGCGCCATCCTTCACCGCACCCGGCTCGCGCCGCGTGCGGTTTTTTTTATTGTCCCTGTTTTCGCCCCGGACATCGACTACTGCTTTCTGTGCGTCGCCTAACGGCGTTTCCGCCGCGCCGGGCGCACACTGGACGCCTGACATCACGTGGAGCGCAGCATGCCTGAAGGCCCTTCCCTCGTCATCCTGAAAGAACTGGCGCAGCCGTTCGAAGGCCGCACGATCGCGGCGGCGCATGGCAACAGCAAGGCGGTGCCGTTCGACGAATTGCCCGGCCAGCCGATCCTGTCGCTGCGCACCTGGGGCAAGCACTTCCTGATCGAACTGCCGCTATTCACCATTCGCATCCACTTCCTCATGTTCGGCAGTTACCGG is part of the Pseudoduganella lutea genome and encodes:
- a CDS encoding DUF3016 domain-containing protein — protein: MRLQAGTWLAAALLAAAGAATAGVTVDYVKPDEFLDMPRSPQDREHVLKEMTRHFNKLAEELPAGQNLKVTVTDIDLAGREEPRRWAMDDIRIMRGGADWPTMKLSYTLEQGGQVVRSGEESLKNMMYQQRINRHFSSDALRYEKQMIDDWFHKSIVGSQVSSR